A genome region from Camelina sativa cultivar DH55 chromosome 10, Cs, whole genome shotgun sequence includes the following:
- the LOC104716102 gene encoding uncharacterized protein LOC104716102 encodes MEECMRKLALWHTRTFKPVMTHDELEPIMSTMGFIPQDHQEDSLGFKEYVFLSSPTTNHPRPRLPYPHIDGLHITTYQAFIDALAFFLDVSDLFHVRGMPLQRVKDKNRKWRRMEDDDTAVFVYRDGTIMDKSSSHNLSREESSSYTHVLIHHIPLPHCTLLPLKDITVWV; translated from the exons atggaggagTGTATGAGGAAACTGGCCTTGTGGCACACGAGAACCTTCAAGCCGGTTATGACCCACGACGAGCTCGAACCGATCATGTCCACCATGGGCTTCATCCCCCAGGACCACCAGGAGGACTCTTTAGGTTTCAAAGAGTACGTTTTCCTCTCTTCTCCCACCACCAACCACCCCAGGCCCAGGCTCCCCTATCCCCACATCGACGGCCTTCATATCACCACCTACCAGGCCTTTATCGACGCATTGGCCTTCTTTCTTGATGTCTCCGATCTCTTCCATGTCAG GGGAATGCCGCTTCAACGTGTCAAggataaaaacagaaaatggcGTCGCATGGAAGATGATGATACTGCTGTGTTTGTGTACAGAGATGGAACCATAATGGACAAGTCGAGCAGCCACAACTTGAGCAGAGAAGAGTCGTCATCATACACACATGTTCTCATCCACCATATACCCCTACCTCATTGCACTCTTCTTCCCCTTAAGGACATCACTGTTTgggtttga
- the LOC104716103 gene encoding aminoacylase-1-like isoform X1: MAMMNLLLLLLLLLLAVLHLCLLSAVAGDDAIVSRFQEYLRINTVQPNPDYYKAVDFIISQAKPLSLESQTIELVKGKPLLLLKWVGSDPTLPALLLNSHTDVVPFEESKWTHHPLQAHVDHTTGNIYARGSQDMKCVGMQYLEAIRKLQSSGFHPLRSVYLSFVPDEEIGGHDGAEKFAESHFFKTLSIAIVLDEGLPSPTESYRVFYGERSPWWLVIKAKGPPGHGAKLYDNSAMENLLKSIESIRRFRASQFDLLKAGGTAEGDVVNINMVFLKAGTPSPTGFVMNLQPSEAEAGFDIRIPPSVDAEALERRLVEEWAPASRNMSFELGQFKQKLTGKKFLTAADDSNPWWGLLENAVKEAGGRTSKPEIFPASTDARYFRKAGVPAFGFSPISNTPSLLHDHNEYLGKTEYLKGIDVYVSIIKAYASYESKSGSRDEL, encoded by the exons ATGGCCatgatgaatcttcttcttcttcttcttcttcttcttctcgctgTTCTTCATCTTTGCCTCCTTTCTGCGGTGGCCGGCGACGATGCGATCGTCTCCAGATTCCAGGAGTATCTCCGAATCAACACGGTTCAACCCAACCCGGACTACTACAAAGCCGTTGACTTTATAATATCTCAGGCAAAACCCCTCTCCCTCGAATCTCAGACGATCGAACTCGTCAAGGGAAAGCCGCTTCTCCTCCTCAAATGGGTTGGCTCCGACCCGACCCTCCCTGCCCTTCTCCTCAACTCCCACACCGATGTCGTTCCCTTCGAGGAGTCCAAGTGGACCCACCACCCTCTCCAAGCTCACGTCGACCATACCACCGGCAACATCTACGCCAGGGGTTCCCAGGACATGAAGTGCGTCGGGATGCAGTACCTCGAGGCCATTCGCAAGCTCCAGTCTTCTGGCTTCCACCCACTCCGATCCGTCTACCTCTCCTTCGTCCCCGATGAAGAGATCGGCGGCCACGACGGCGCTGAGAAGTTCGCCGAATCCCACTTCTTCAAGACCTTGAGCATCGCGATCGTGCTCGACGAAG GCCTGCCATCGCCTACTGAGAGTTACAGAGTATTCTATGGAGAGAGGAGTCCCTGGTGGCTGGTGATTAAGGCTAAAGGTCCACCTGGCCATGGTGCCAAGCTCTATGATAACTCTGCCATGGAGAATCTCCTCAAAAGCATTGAGAGTATTCGCAGATTCAGAGCTTCCCAGTTTGATCTGCTCAAAGCTGGCGGCACGGCTGAAGGCGATGTCGTCAACATTAACATGGTCTTCCTCAAGGCTGGCACACCTTCTCCAACT GGTTTCGTAATGAATCTGCAACCATCTGAGGCAGAAGCTGGTTTCGACATTCGTATCCCACCCAGCGTTGATGCTGAAGCACTCGAAAGACGTTTGGTGGAGGAATGGGCTCCAGCATCACGAAACATGTCCTTTGAG CTGGGGCAGTTCAAGCAGAAGCTTACGGGGAAGAAGTTCCTCACAGCAGCAGATGATTCAAATCCGTGGTGGGGGCTCTTGGAAAATGCTGTCAAGGAAGCCGGAGGTAGGACCAGTAAGCCTGAGATTTTCCCTGCATCAACGGATGCTCGCTACTTTCGCAAGGCTGGCGTGCCTGCGTTTGGGTTCTCTCCCATATCAAACACTCCCAGTTTGCTTCATGACCACAATGAG TATCTGGGTAAAACTGAGTACTTGAAGGGCATTGACGTGTATGTTTCAATCATCAAAGCTTATGCATCTTATGAAAGCAAAAGTGGTTCACGAGATGAGTTATGA
- the LOC104716103 gene encoding aminoacylase-1-like isoform X2, whose translation MAMMNLLLLLLLLLLAVLHLCLLSAVAGDDAIVSRFQEYLRINTVQPNPDYYKAVDFIISQAKPLSLESQTIELVKGKPLLLLKWVGSDPTLPALLLNSHTDVVPFEESKWTHHPLQAHVDHTTGNIYARGSQDMKCVGMQYLEAIRKLQSSGFHPLRSVYLSFVPDEEIGGHDGAEKFAESHFFKTLSIAIVLDEGLPSPTESYRVFYGERSPWWLVIKAKGPPGHGAKLYDNSAMENLLKSIESIRRFRASQFDLLKAGGTAEGDVVNINMVFLKAGTPSPTGFVMNLQPSEAEAGFDIRIPPSVDAEALERRLVEEWAPASRNMSFEFKQKLTGKKFLTAADDSNPWWGLLENAVKEAGGRTSKPEIFPASTDARYFRKAGVPAFGFSPISNTPSLLHDHNEYLGKTEYLKGIDVYVSIIKAYASYESKSGSRDEL comes from the exons ATGGCCatgatgaatcttcttcttcttcttcttcttcttcttctcgctgTTCTTCATCTTTGCCTCCTTTCTGCGGTGGCCGGCGACGATGCGATCGTCTCCAGATTCCAGGAGTATCTCCGAATCAACACGGTTCAACCCAACCCGGACTACTACAAAGCCGTTGACTTTATAATATCTCAGGCAAAACCCCTCTCCCTCGAATCTCAGACGATCGAACTCGTCAAGGGAAAGCCGCTTCTCCTCCTCAAATGGGTTGGCTCCGACCCGACCCTCCCTGCCCTTCTCCTCAACTCCCACACCGATGTCGTTCCCTTCGAGGAGTCCAAGTGGACCCACCACCCTCTCCAAGCTCACGTCGACCATACCACCGGCAACATCTACGCCAGGGGTTCCCAGGACATGAAGTGCGTCGGGATGCAGTACCTCGAGGCCATTCGCAAGCTCCAGTCTTCTGGCTTCCACCCACTCCGATCCGTCTACCTCTCCTTCGTCCCCGATGAAGAGATCGGCGGCCACGACGGCGCTGAGAAGTTCGCCGAATCCCACTTCTTCAAGACCTTGAGCATCGCGATCGTGCTCGACGAAG GCCTGCCATCGCCTACTGAGAGTTACAGAGTATTCTATGGAGAGAGGAGTCCCTGGTGGCTGGTGATTAAGGCTAAAGGTCCACCTGGCCATGGTGCCAAGCTCTATGATAACTCTGCCATGGAGAATCTCCTCAAAAGCATTGAGAGTATTCGCAGATTCAGAGCTTCCCAGTTTGATCTGCTCAAAGCTGGCGGCACGGCTGAAGGCGATGTCGTCAACATTAACATGGTCTTCCTCAAGGCTGGCACACCTTCTCCAACT GGTTTCGTAATGAATCTGCAACCATCTGAGGCAGAAGCTGGTTTCGACATTCGTATCCCACCCAGCGTTGATGCTGAAGCACTCGAAAGACGTTTGGTGGAGGAATGGGCTCCAGCATCACGAAACATGTCCTTTGAG TTCAAGCAGAAGCTTACGGGGAAGAAGTTCCTCACAGCAGCAGATGATTCAAATCCGTGGTGGGGGCTCTTGGAAAATGCTGTCAAGGAAGCCGGAGGTAGGACCAGTAAGCCTGAGATTTTCCCTGCATCAACGGATGCTCGCTACTTTCGCAAGGCTGGCGTGCCTGCGTTTGGGTTCTCTCCCATATCAAACACTCCCAGTTTGCTTCATGACCACAATGAG TATCTGGGTAAAACTGAGTACTTGAAGGGCATTGACGTGTATGTTTCAATCATCAAAGCTTATGCATCTTATGAAAGCAAAAGTGGTTCACGAGATGAGTTATGA
- the LOC109124733 gene encoding aminoacylase-1-like isoform X1: MENLLKSIESIRRFRASQFDLLKAGGTAEGDVVNINMVFLKAGTPSPTGFVMNLQPSEAEAGFDIRIPPSVDAEALERRLVEEWAPASRNMSFELGQFKQKLTGKKFLTAADDSNPWWGLLENAVKEAGGRTSKPEIFPASTDARYFRKAGVPAFGFSPISNTPSLLHDHNEYLGKTEYLKGIDVYVSIIKAYASYESKSGSRDEL, translated from the exons ATGGAGAATCTCCTCAAAAGCATTGAGAGTATTCGCAGATTCAGAGCTTCCCAGTTTGATCTGCTCAAAGCTGGCGGCACGGCTGAAGGCGATGTCGTCAACATTAACATGGTCTTCCTCAAGGCTGGCACACCTTCTCCAACT GGTTTCGTAATGAATCTGCAACCATCTGAGGCAGAAGCTGGTTTCGACATTCGTATCCCACCCAGCGTTGATGCTGAAGCACTCGAAAGACGTTTGGTGGAGGAATGGGCTCCAGCATCACGAAACATGTCCTTTGAG CTGGGGCAGTTCAAGCAGAAGCTTACGGGGAAGAAGTTCCTCACAGCAGCAGATGATTCAAATCCGTGGTGGGGGCTCTTGGAAAATGCTGTCAAGGAAGCCGGAGGTAGGACCAGTAAGCCTGAGATTTTCCCTGCATCAACGGATGCTCGCTACTTTCGCAAGGCTGGCGTGCCTGCGTTTGGGTTCTCTCCCATATCAAACACTCCCAGTTTGCTTCATGACCACAATGAG TATCTGGGTAAAACTGAGTACTTGAAGGGCATTGACGTGTATGTTTCAATCATCAAAGCTTATGCATCTTATGAAAGCAAAAGTGGTTCACGAGATGAGTTATGA
- the LOC109124733 gene encoding aminoacylase-1-like isoform X2 produces the protein MENLLKSIESIRRFRASQFDLLKAGGTAEGDVVNINMVFLKAGTPSPTGFVMNLQPSEAEAGFDIRIPPSVDAEALERRLVEEWAPASRNMSFEFKQKLTGKKFLTAADDSNPWWGLLENAVKEAGGRTSKPEIFPASTDARYFRKAGVPAFGFSPISNTPSLLHDHNEYLGKTEYLKGIDVYVSIIKAYASYESKSGSRDEL, from the exons ATGGAGAATCTCCTCAAAAGCATTGAGAGTATTCGCAGATTCAGAGCTTCCCAGTTTGATCTGCTCAAAGCTGGCGGCACGGCTGAAGGCGATGTCGTCAACATTAACATGGTCTTCCTCAAGGCTGGCACACCTTCTCCAACT GGTTTCGTAATGAATCTGCAACCATCTGAGGCAGAAGCTGGTTTCGACATTCGTATCCCACCCAGCGTTGATGCTGAAGCACTCGAAAGACGTTTGGTGGAGGAATGGGCTCCAGCATCACGAAACATGTCCTTTGAG TTCAAGCAGAAGCTTACGGGGAAGAAGTTCCTCACAGCAGCAGATGATTCAAATCCGTGGTGGGGGCTCTTGGAAAATGCTGTCAAGGAAGCCGGAGGTAGGACCAGTAAGCCTGAGATTTTCCCTGCATCAACGGATGCTCGCTACTTTCGCAAGGCTGGCGTGCCTGCGTTTGGGTTCTCTCCCATATCAAACACTCCCAGTTTGCTTCATGACCACAATGAG TATCTGGGTAAAACTGAGTACTTGAAGGGCATTGACGTGTATGTTTCAATCATCAAAGCTTATGCATCTTATGAAAGCAAAAGTGGTTCACGAGATGAGTTATGA
- the LOC104719897 gene encoding uncharacterized protein LOC104719897, which yields MTSSGSSLLWRSRAPAPALPPRSQPLSKALSFPFSSALGGFIHRAPLSCSAEISSDSALVQSRPAPDFNPWSEFAQNVSGEWDGFGADFSRQGQPLELPESVVPEAYREWEVKVFDWQTQCPTLAQPDAHAFLYKSIKLLPTVGCEAYLSPSLFCISIFPSVDVTTASSHQNWALFISSSQGFVMNLQPSEAEAGFDIRIPPSVDAEALERRLVEEWAPASRNMSFEFKQKLTGKKFLTAADDSNPWWGLLENAVKEAGGRTSKPEIFPASTDARYFRKAGVPAFGFSPISNTPSLLHDHNEYLGKAEYLKGIDVYVSIIKAYASYESKSDSRDEL from the exons ATGACGTCCTCTGGAAGCTCCCTCTTATGGCGGAGCCGTGCACCTGCCCCTGCTCTTCCGCCTCGGTCGCAGCCGTTGTCTAAAGCTCTCTCCTTTCCCTTCTCTTCTGCTTTAGGAGGGTTTATTCACAGAGCCCCTCTTTCTTGTTCAGCTGAAATCTCCTCGGACAGTGCCCTGGTGCAGAGCCGGCCTGCCCCTGATTTCAATC CCTGGTCTGAGTTCGCTCAGAATGTGTCTGGAGAATGGGACGGTTTCGGAGCAGATTTTTCACGCCAAGGACAACCGCTTGAACTACCTGAATCAGTGGTTCCAGAAGCCTATCGAGAATGGGAAGTGAAGGTGTTTGATTGGCAGACGCAGTGTCCCACCCTTGCCCAGCCCGACGCACACGCCTTTCTTTACAAGTCCATCAAACTCCTCCCCACCGTTGGATGTGAAGCNTACTTGTCTCCCTCCCTTTTTTGTATCTCTATCTTCCCAAGTGTTGATGTTACTACTGCATCATCTCACCAAAATTGGGCTCTCTTTATTTCCTCCTCACAGGGTTTCGTAATGAATCTGCAACCATCTGAGGCAGAAGCTGGTTTCGACATTCGTATCCCACCCAGCGTTGATGCTGAAGCACTCGAAAGACGTTTGGTGGAGGAATGGGCTCCAGCATCACGAAACATGTCCTTTGAG TTCAAGCAGAAGCTTACGGGGAAGAAGTTCCTCACAGCAGCAGATGATTCAAATCCGTGGTGGGGGCTCTTGGAAAATGCTGTCAAGGAAGCCGGAGGTAGGACCAGTAAGCCTGAGATTTTCCCTGCATCAACGGATGCTCGCTACTTTCGCAAGGCTGGCGTGCCTGCGTTTGGGTTCTCTCCCATATCAAACACTCCCAGTTTGCTTCATGACCACAATGAG TATCTGGGGAAAGCTGAGTACTTGAAGGGCATTGACGTGTATGTTTCAATCATCAAAGCTTATGCATCTTATGAAAGCAAAAGTGATTCACGAGATGAGTTATGA